GAACAAACTGTAGAAACTAATccggaagatgtgggttcgatccctacagctggctaacctcttcagtgactttcatctttcatcgttataTATATGCCTTCGCGCGACATCATCTTCAACATTACATGAGGGcgcatcactcaacatcacatcattctccatATGGTACGATGGTGAATGATAACGTCGGCCATCATGAATGGTTTGCCGGCCTATGGTTCGTCCCTCACTCTGCGTTTGATGCCCACATTGACAGAGCCTATAACGCGACTATTCAAGTATGTCATAGGGCATTCAATGAGGATCTGCAAAAAGTCTACTCTGCAAAAGTAACCAGAAGCCATGGAAAGGGCCATGATCGACGTCGTCACTTCAAATAACGGCTGAACAGTTTCCACGACAAAGACCTCATGCGCACAGACGAACTGAAACTTGACGTTAATGACTTCGTAGCTATGGCACATGTAATCGGGCTTTTGTGCTGGACAAATATCGCCCATGCAACTTCCACCTCTCGGAGCACTTCTCTTACCGTAGCACATCTGGACGCCGCAAAGAACCGTCATCCAAATAATCAGGTTTGTCATCGTTGCAGTTTAACAACAGTTTCGTTTCGAAGACGTCTGAAATGTTAACATAGAACTTGACACCTTGTTCGAAATATTGTAGTATGTACGTGCCGACTGGGTGTCGGATGAATTCTTCgtccttgtttctttcttcttctgcttcgcTTACCAGTAACCTACTCTACCTTGTCCGCGACGCACTAAAATTGCGTGTCGTGCAGGCAGTGGGAGTATGAAAGAATTATTACACTGGGTGTGGGCATTACTCTGGCTCTCTATCTGTACGAGCCATGTGGGACTGCCATATCGTAATCCCACTCAGGATTATACAATGGATTATCGGAACGCCTTTCGTCTGTGGCAAGAAGTGCTAATTCGGCCGCGAAGTTTTCTGGCGTGGTCTCAAGGGTCGTCGGCGGCTTTGTTGCGCCGCTCAAAGGAGTTCGAAACACTGTCAGGAGACGAACCACAGGGACAGCTTTACAGGATCACGTCGCACAACGCAATGTAATATCCACATTCCTCCTCCAGCACATTCCATTGCTCAAGTGGTTCATTTGTATCTGCACTCGGCTCACCCAACCCGAGAACCTATTCTCTGCGTAGACGAGATGAACGGGGCTTCTAGTTTTCAACGTTTATATTTTGGGATAATCAGCGAAACAACGcgccatttttttttacgtgtaGACGATGGCTTTCAGCGAAACGTCTTCGGTTAAGTCTCGGAGGAAAGTAtcttttaaatttcgtgttagcgccgcgaagcacctgtggctataagcggtgtacagatgtggagagacggagagaggacagcagaaggagtgggggacaggggggttagtatgcgtcctgggccgacctcaggaggaactgtgccgacattcgtctagaaagtcttcgggaaaacccagtgaaaacctaagacagcatagccggtggtaggattcgaacacacctcctcccagtcttgagcacgaccttggcttcCATCAACAAGCAATAaaccttaacccgctcggccatgccgctggttgcGAAAGTAATTGATCTTTGAATTGGTATACAAGTTCGTAATATACGTAATAACGTGCGAGATATGCAATCTGGAGTGTGTTTTGTGAGAACTTCTCTGGAACTTGTGGAACGTATCCGAGAActtggaccagcggcatggccgagtgggttaaggcgtcccgctcgttggtggtagccaaggtcgtgctgaagaccgtgaggtggtgggttcgaatcctaccaccggctgtgctgtctcaggtttttcttgggttttccgaagactttccagacgaatgtcatcGCAGTTCtcccgaagtcggcccacaacgcatactgaccccccctgtcccccactccctcctgctgccctctctccgtctatccacatctgtacgccgctcatagccacagttgctgcgcggcgctaacacagaattaaaaaaaaaacttgtccTGGAACTTGTAGAATAGTTGCATCGAGATTAAGGCACTCGCGACATATCACACACATCTTTGCACGTCGTTTCCTAATCCCGACGACATACGGGTGCATTACCCTTACCTTGTCCCGCAAGCAGCCACTGGAAATACCCACTTGTCGCGAACATCATCATAGCGGGACTCGTGTCGCGCATTTTGCACGTTCGGGAGCGCTCATGGCAGTCTCCTTCCTGAAATTTCCGTCCTAACCGATTACCAAGACCGACGAGGATGCTTGTCACAATATAAGGGTCGCTTCCGGTTACACTGTATTCATTGAGTCTAAAATGAGCGAATCCGCAACAAAGTTCGACTCAGCATGTACAGTCACGTTGTGCATCATGCTTGCCCGCTGCACGTTCCATGGAGCTCTCACATGAATATCAGTGACCCTGCTCTCGGCGGTTACTTGCTTTCGCCGAATGCACGAAAAAATTCCCGAAGAACAGCTATGGGCGCCTTCGGCGAATACCGACAATAAAAACCCCTAGAGGTAAACAGTAAACACACCAGACACGCGGAGCAGGCAAGgcagaaacaatttattatatATGTAACGGAGCGTGAAACTTTACACCGAATGCATCGATatgccttaaaggagcatggtgTCGCTACTCAAGGCTTGTATATGCCACTGTTAGAATAAATATGCTGAAACATACACAAAGAGTATTATACCCTACGTTTCTAGCCGCTCAACGATTCAGCCGGTAAATACATATATGCGAAAATTTCTTATTGCAGAAACTGTGGCTTCATTACTGGTACGTCAGCAATGTCACCGTCGTCCTCTGTCTCATCGTTGTCGGGAACCCTAGTGGCCAATGGGTCGAGACTACCAATTTTGATCTCTCTCCTAGCACAGGTCGCTTTGGAGTCTCTGATGATGTAGTTCTGCAGGTAGGACAGGTGGCTGTTCAGATCCATGCCCGTGTTGCATTGGGTCGTGAACCGAGCGCCGCTGACGCAGTTCCTGTACGTGCTTGCAGTCCTGGAACATAGCAATTGAATAGCACGCGCTGCTTGTTGATCATGAACGTGCATGCATGATGAATATTGCTTACTGTACCTGCAAACATACTCAATATCTGTGTTTGACCGATTGAAGTTGCTAACAAAATTATTAGCGCATTCGAAGTAGTACCTCAGAAACCGGTGGACGTCACAGTTGAACACTGCAGAAAGATGCCGTTTGAGTGAGCGAATTAAAGCGTCATTATTTGATATGCCTGCAACTTACAATCTTCGTTTAGTGTAACCCTAGCAATGACACTGCGCTTCGAGTCATTACTTTTACAATGGGCCACGAAGCGCTGCGTTAAGGCCGTGAAGAAGGCCTCGGCGTCCTTGTGCAATTGGTCCGGCGGTGCGCAGCCATAGGTTGTTATGGAAACATTGTGACACTTCCTGTATTTTTCCAGGTACCTGTGCAATACATCggcgaggttaggttaggttgaaTTGAGgtctgagtttttttttttttttttttgcgcagcgTGTTGTGGGAAACCATACGATGGCGATGACATCTGCAGTTTTGGTGACCCAAGCATTTTGCGACTGACTTTACGTCGATAGATCATTTTCTCAAGAAAAATTACATTGCTTCAACAGCAAGGTCCAGGAGCTCTGCTTATGCCCAAGATCTTTGTGTTTTGCTTATCGCACCCGACATACGTCTCAATGTGCTAGCGCGCGCTCTTGCAGGATACACGTTTCCTTCTCGTAATCTCGACCTCATGTTGCTGCGCCGTTCGGAAACGCACTCCGTCCGAAATGCGAGAATAGTCTTTAGCTTATATGATGTTCAATTGCCATGGAGTGGTTGCTACGCACTTAGGTAATGCTGTTCCTAACAGTGTACAGAGACAACATGAGAACAAAAGTAAGGGACGTCATCAAAAGTACTCAAACAGTTTGAGGCCAGGTCTTGGTAAAACGGGCGACATGACATCGATTTCTCAAAATGTGTAACTGGCTGCAATGGAAAACCGTGGTGATCCCTAAAACGTGGATACGCATGATGCACACGCTCACGGGATATCAGTAATCGTCGTGAGCAGAAGGGATTAGTTTCATGTACTTACGGGCATATAGCGGTGGACGAATGGTTTCCCACGATTTCCGCAATATTTGCGAAGTGGTACCCACACAAGAACATGTCGTTGATGAAGCGTTTTCGATTGCAGGCTGTTGTCCTTTGGGATGCTGCCAACACATGGAATGTGATAACCAGTTTGGATTAAACTAGTTCCCATATTCATGAAATGTTCACGCAAATTGGAACGCCCTATATGCGTTAAGATTGCTCTCACCTGCGTTCTGAATTGTTCTACAGAGGGTTCTGTAGCGGCGGACCACCGCTTCAGACATGTAGTTCATGTGTGGAAGCACGGGATTTCCTTGCTCGCAATCGGCGTTGTCCTTGCTACGATGAACGC
This portion of the Ornithodoros turicata isolate Travis chromosome 3, ASM3712646v1, whole genome shotgun sequence genome encodes:
- the LOC135389987 gene encoding uncharacterized protein LOC135389987; the protein is MGRRCFLMLLGLSLVLRVSCSDVPCTKEVFRRVKRGCMNVVSHKMGNQKSSLETTCSALAHYVQCMRDNWNKRHCDTFSLHMKGHLDGAEKDLREKCPDVKEPVRKAPKQCDPDGAVKSFIECGRQFYSKVPQASNRTFLVLATLCPEVELYNACVHRSKDNADCEQGNPVLPHMNYMSEAVVRRYRTLCRTIQNAASQRTTACNRKRFINDMFLCGYHFANIAEIVGNHSSTAICPYLEKYRKCHNVSITTYGCAPPDQLHKDAEAFFTALTQRFVAHCKSNDSKRSVIARVTLNEDLFNCDVHRFLRYYFECANNFVSNFNRSNTDIEYVCRTASTYRNCVSGARFTTQCNTGMDLNSHLSYLQNYIIRDSKATCARREIKIGSLDPLATRVPDNDETEDDGDIADVPVMKPQFLQ